One Sinorhizobium mexicanum genomic region harbors:
- a CDS encoding GFA family protein, protein MADASFGTARMLTGRCLCGAVEYRVADRFEYAMNCHCSNCRRATGSAFKPFAGVRRGELSLVRGEEARLIYGDEADVHDIHCAACGSLLYSVVREGAYAHVTLGTLVDAPAIRPSAHIFVGSKAAWFQITDDLPQYERFPDD, encoded by the coding sequence ATGGCTGACGCGAGTTTCGGCACCGCCCGGATGCTGACCGGCAGATGCCTGTGCGGGGCAGTCGAATACCGGGTGGCGGACCGGTTCGAATATGCAATGAACTGCCATTGCTCGAATTGCCGGCGCGCGACGGGTTCGGCCTTCAAGCCGTTCGCCGGCGTCAGGCGCGGCGAACTCAGCCTCGTTCGGGGCGAGGAAGCGCGCCTGATTTATGGCGATGAGGCTGACGTACACGACATCCACTGTGCCGCCTGCGGCTCCCTGCTTTATTCCGTCGTGCGCGAGGGCGCCTATGCGCATGTGACGCTCGGTACCCTCGTCGACGCACCGGCGATCCGGCCCTCGGCGCATATTTTCGTTGGATCGAAGGCGGCATGGTTCCAGATCACCGACGATCTGCCGCAATACGAACGCTTTCCCGACGATTGA
- a CDS encoding AI-2E family transporter has product MRAAGYKAIYTTQMLIVAVLFVAMLSVASSVFAPVAFALFIIALVWPVQRRLQVVLPHYLAFVISFLMVVLAFLAFGWLIAWAFGQVGRWIIADAARFQQLYDDVRLWLEERGVVVDVLWSDNFGVGWILRTVQTVSGRLNSTFSFWLIALVYVLLGLMEIEAFERRIGALRNRTASALLLHGSRLTAMKIRRYMMIRTAMSVVTGLLVWIFARAVGLSLAEEWGFIAFALNYIPFLGPLFATLFPTLFALIQFGTAESVLLVFVGLNVIQFVVSSYVEPRVAGSALSVSPVIVLFSVLLWGYLWGIFGAFIGVPITIALLTFCSQHPSSKWISELLGEDVDADQVVDAKGAKR; this is encoded by the coding sequence GTGCGGGCCGCAGGATACAAGGCAATTTACACCACCCAAATGCTGATCGTGGCTGTGCTCTTCGTCGCGATGCTCTCGGTGGCGAGTTCGGTTTTTGCGCCCGTTGCTTTCGCGCTGTTCATCATCGCGCTCGTATGGCCGGTGCAGCGCCGGTTGCAGGTCGTGCTCCCCCACTATCTGGCGTTCGTCATCAGCTTCCTGATGGTCGTGCTAGCCTTCCTCGCATTCGGCTGGCTCATAGCCTGGGCATTCGGGCAGGTCGGCCGGTGGATCATCGCGGATGCCGCGCGTTTTCAGCAGCTCTATGACGACGTTCGCCTCTGGCTCGAGGAACGTGGCGTCGTCGTCGACGTACTTTGGTCGGACAACTTCGGCGTCGGCTGGATTTTGCGTACGGTACAGACCGTAAGCGGCCGCCTTAACAGCACTTTCAGTTTCTGGCTGATCGCTCTGGTCTATGTCCTGCTCGGGCTGATGGAGATCGAGGCCTTCGAGCGCAGGATCGGGGCGCTGCGAAACCGGACCGCCAGTGCATTGCTTCTTCATGGCAGCCGACTAACAGCCATGAAGATCCGCCGCTACATGATGATCAGGACGGCGATGAGTGTCGTCACCGGGCTTCTGGTCTGGATTTTCGCCCGCGCCGTCGGGCTGTCTCTCGCCGAGGAGTGGGGCTTCATTGCGTTCGCTCTCAACTACATCCCGTTTCTGGGACCGCTCTTCGCCACCCTGTTCCCGACGCTGTTTGCCCTTATCCAGTTCGGCACTGCGGAAAGCGTCTTGCTGGTCTTCGTGGGGTTGAATGTCATTCAGTTCGTTGTGAGCAGTTATGTCGAGCCACGCGTTGCGGGCAGCGCGCTGTCGGTGTCACCCGTCATTGTCCTGTTCTCCGTTCTCTTGTGGGGCTATCTCTGGGGAATCTTTGGCGCCTTCATCGGCGTGCCGATCACGATAGCGCTGTTGACCTTCTGCAGCCAGCATCCGTCCAGCAAATGGATTTCGGAATTGTTGGGCGAGGATGTGGACGCCGATCAAGTCGTTGACGCCAAGGGGGCGAAGCGGTGA
- a CDS encoding metal-dependent hydrolase family protein, protein MLRLGRKYQHLAHGAGCACFSPVLQEASRRLDAFSRRYFLAGAGAAAMAGMMPAPSFAQGPVSKVLLSKVRLFDGKSDTLRAGVQVLIEGNRIASVDTTNSPPPSDATVIDCGDRVLMPGMIDAHWHTLYAAVPLAVIATGDPGFVFSASTAEAERTLMRGFTTVRDLGSPVFSFKQAIDSGVIPGPRIFPSGAMITTSGGHGDLRMPSEIPPDSGRLSVSELVGAAAIADSIGDLKQRVREQLLQGASQVKIVGGGGVSSPRSPLDMSTFSEDELRAAIDVARDWNTYVTVHAYAPNTVQRAIAAGAACVEHAHLMDEETARIMAEKGVWLSTQPFLSTEDVAPQSGPSAERMHQVFAGTPRIYELIRKHGIKAAWGSDVLFSPEITPRQGIMLTHLSNWYTNAETLRMATSVNAELLALSNLRTPYPGKLGVIEEGAFADMLVLDGNPLEDIHLIEDPAKNLVVIMKDGRIHKNTL, encoded by the coding sequence ATGCTTCGGTTAGGCAGGAAGTATCAACACCTGGCTCACGGCGCGGGATGCGCCTGCTTCAGTCCCGTTCTCCAGGAAGCCTCACGTCGTCTCGATGCGTTCTCGCGACGGTACTTTCTCGCGGGGGCTGGAGCGGCGGCAATGGCCGGAATGATGCCTGCGCCATCCTTTGCCCAGGGGCCGGTCTCCAAGGTTCTCCTGAGCAAGGTTCGGTTGTTCGATGGCAAGTCCGACACATTGCGGGCAGGGGTCCAGGTCCTGATCGAGGGCAACAGGATCGCGTCCGTCGACACGACGAACAGCCCGCCGCCGTCCGACGCGACCGTCATCGACTGCGGCGATCGCGTTCTGATGCCTGGCATGATCGATGCCCACTGGCACACCTTGTATGCAGCTGTTCCTTTGGCGGTTATAGCGACCGGCGATCCCGGCTTCGTCTTCTCCGCGTCCACGGCTGAAGCCGAACGGACCCTCATGCGCGGCTTTACCACCGTACGCGATCTGGGCAGTCCGGTCTTCTCGTTCAAGCAAGCGATCGACAGCGGGGTGATACCCGGTCCCCGCATCTTTCCGTCAGGTGCGATGATCACGACCTCCGGCGGGCATGGCGACCTTCGCATGCCGAGCGAGATTCCGCCCGACTCAGGGCGGCTCAGCGTGAGCGAACTGGTGGGTGCCGCAGCGATCGCCGACAGTATCGGAGACTTGAAGCAACGCGTACGGGAGCAGCTGCTGCAGGGCGCCTCGCAGGTCAAAATCGTCGGCGGCGGTGGTGTGTCGTCTCCGCGCAGTCCCCTCGACATGTCCACGTTCAGCGAGGACGAGCTCCGTGCGGCGATCGACGTTGCCCGCGACTGGAACACCTACGTCACTGTCCATGCCTATGCCCCGAACACCGTCCAGCGGGCCATCGCGGCGGGAGCAGCCTGCGTCGAGCACGCGCATCTGATGGACGAAGAGACAGCAAGGATCATGGCAGAAAAGGGGGTCTGGCTCAGCACCCAGCCTTTCCTGTCGACTGAGGATGTCGCTCCGCAGTCAGGGCCATCCGCCGAACGCATGCATCAGGTGTTTGCCGGGACTCCGAGGATCTACGAGCTTATTCGGAAGCACGGGATCAAGGCGGCGTGGGGTTCGGACGTCCTGTTCTCACCTGAAATAACACCGCGCCAGGGCATCATGCTGACCCATCTCAGCAACTGGTACACGAACGCGGAGACGCTGCGCATGGCGACATCGGTCAATGCGGAGCTGCTTGCGCTTTCCAACCTTCGCACACCGTACCCTGGCAAGCTGGGTGTCATTGAGGAAGGCGCGTTCGCGGACATGCTGGTTCTGGATGGCAATCCGCTCGAGGACATTCACCTGATCGAAGACCCGGCAAAGAACCTGGTCGTCATCATGAAAGATGGCAGGATCCACAAGAACACGCTGTGA
- a CDS encoding MarR family winged helix-turn-helix transcriptional regulator, with translation MTPSQTAKSPDAATPALPQAGKEKSKLANFLCFAIYSANLAFGRAYKPLLDELGLTYTQYIALVALSEKDDQTVGELGEKMFLESNTLTPILKKLEQIGLISRRRDPEDERQVRVSLTPAGRSLADADPGASLTDATGLGEEFDEVQQSVARLRDNLMRAAQGKP, from the coding sequence ATGACCCCCTCCCAGACAGCAAAGAGCCCGGATGCGGCCACGCCCGCTCTCCCGCAAGCAGGCAAGGAAAAATCGAAACTGGCGAATTTTCTGTGCTTCGCGATCTACTCGGCAAATCTTGCCTTCGGCCGCGCCTACAAGCCGCTCCTGGACGAGCTTGGCCTCACCTATACCCAGTACATCGCCCTGGTGGCACTCTCCGAGAAGGACGACCAGACGGTCGGCGAACTCGGTGAAAAGATGTTCCTCGAATCCAACACGTTGACGCCGATCCTCAAGAAGCTCGAGCAGATCGGTCTGATCAGCCGTCGCCGCGATCCGGAAGACGAGCGGCAGGTTCGGGTGAGCCTGACACCCGCCGGCCGCAGCCTTGCAGACGCCGATCCCGGCGCGTCATTGACGGATGCCACCGGGCTTGGAGAAGAATTTGACGAGGTCCAGCAAAGCGTGGCGCGGCTGCGCGACAACCTCATGCGCGCCGCGCAGGGCAAGCCGTAA
- a CDS encoding IS630 family transposase, which translates to MWIRRRRRFFNKALARLIFIDETSTNTKLTKRSGWSPRGRRYRSHAPFGSWKTQTFIAGLRSHGMVAPWIVNAPMNRRIFDTWVETQLAPTLSPGDVVILDNVGFHRSERAEDLVKARGAWLLFLPPYSPDLNPIEMAFSKLKTLLRKRAARSFDAIAQALGDICNLFSVTECRNYFKAAGYEAD; encoded by the coding sequence TTGTGGATCAGGCGGCGCCGGCGTTTCTTCAACAAGGCACTGGCGCGGCTGATTTTTATCGATGAAACATCGACCAACACAAAGCTGACCAAGCGCTCAGGATGGTCACCGAGAGGGCGGCGCTACCGCAGTCACGCGCCATTCGGTTCGTGGAAAACACAGACCTTCATCGCCGGCCTGCGCTCGCATGGAATGGTTGCGCCCTGGATCGTCAATGCGCCGATGAACCGGCGCATCTTCGACACCTGGGTCGAAACGCAACTCGCCCCGACCCTGTCACCGGGTGACGTCGTCATTCTCGACAATGTCGGCTTCCATAGGAGCGAACGGGCCGAGGACCTGGTCAAAGCGCGCGGCGCTTGGCTGTTGTTCCTGCCGCCCTATTCGCCCGATCTCAACCCGATCGAGATGGCCTTCTCCAAACTCAAGACACTCTTGCGAAAACGCGCCGCCCGCAGCTTTGACGCCATCGCACAGGCGCTCGGCGACATCTGCAACCTCTTCTCCGTCACAGAATGCCGCAACTACTTCAAGGCTGCCGGATATGAGGCCGATTAA
- a CDS encoding helix-turn-helix domain-containing protein, with protein MGKSHPIALRVRVVAFVEEGHSHREAARHFRVSPRFVNNLMILKRATGSLAPRRQGHLGGGKLNAHDAWMRERLAENGELTLDELCVELAGRGVLVHRSNVGRFLHRLGLSHKKKPAGKRASTPGDRASP; from the coding sequence GTGGGCAAATCACATCCGATCGCGTTGCGTGTGCGTGTTGTTGCGTTTGTCGAGGAAGGCCATAGCCATCGAGAGGCGGCTCGGCACTTCCGCGTGTCGCCGCGTTTTGTGAACAATCTGATGATCCTGAAACGCGCGACCGGATCGCTTGCGCCCCGGCGGCAAGGTCATCTGGGTGGCGGCAAGTTGAATGCCCATGATGCATGGATGCGCGAGCGCCTGGCGGAGAATGGCGAGTTGACGCTGGACGAGCTGTGCGTGGAACTGGCTGGCCGCGGCGTCCTCGTGCACCGCTCCAATGTCGGCCGTTTTCTCCATCGGCTCGGGCTGAGCCACAAAAAAAAGCCTGCGGGCAAGCGAGCATCGACGCCCGGAGATCGCGCGAGCCCGTGA